Below is a genomic region from Lonsdalea populi.
ATGTATGCCGAGTCACATCGTGCAGGCCGTCAGAATAACTTCTGGGTATTTCACCTAGGTTGGCCTGACATCAGCGCCCGCTATAACGCGGTAGGACGCTTTAGTCGTATCTCTGAGGTTGCATCGCGCGTGGCGGGCCAGCTCTCTGGTGAAGGAAACTCCGCCGCCTTCCGTGAGTTTGCCTGGCGTTTCGTCAACATAATTACGCGTGCGCTGGTTGCTCTCGGACAACGTCCGGACTATAGCCTTATCCTTCGTTATGTCACCAACATTGGTGAACTGTATGAAACCTATGTTGATAATCTGCTTAGCGCAAAGGCCCCGCAGTTGATGAATACGGCAGAGGCCATGATGCAGAGTGGGATCGACGATAGGGATCTCCCTCGTCACCTGCAAGGCAGACCCAATGGTGCAAAAATTTGGGTCTCAGAGCAGGTGCTGGCAAGCCCCGAAGGGAAAAAGTTGTGGGACCCGGTGTTGGATGGGTTACGCAGTGCGGTGCAATATGACCGTACTTATTTCGATAAAATCGTCGCATCCCTGTTAACGCTGCTTGAGAAGCTTACCACGGGTAAAACTGCAGCACTTCTTGCTCCCGATTACACTGACCTTGACGATCCTCGTCCGATCTTGGACTGGCACAACATCATCAAGTCACGCGGTGTGGTGTATGTTGGTCTTGATGCGCTGTCCGATCCGGTTGTAGCTGCCGCAGTCGGTAACAGCATGTTTGCAGACCTCGTCTCAGAAGGGGGGCATATCTATAAATTTGGTCTCGATGATGAGAATGAAGGACATTCAGCCAAAGTGCCTATCAACCTTCATTGCGATGAGTTTAACGAATTGATGGGCGACGAATTCATCCCATTAATCAACAAGGGCGGCGGGGCGGGCTTCCAGGTGACCGCCTACACCCAAACCCTTTCTGATATTGAGGCGCGTATTGGCAGTACGGCTAAAGCGAATCAGGTTGTTGGAAACTTCAATACACTGGTGATGCTACGTGTGCGTGAGAAAAACACTGCCATGCTGCTCACCGATCAGCTCCCAGAAGTAGACGTCTACCAGAAAACGCTGACATCCGGTGTGACGGACGTATCCAGGCCCGGAGAGGGCACCGACTTTAACAGCAACGTTAATGACCAGGTGAGCCTGGTGAAAACACCGATGATAAGTCCAACTGACGTCATTAACCTTCCGAAAGGACAGGCTTTTGCCTTACTAGAAGGAGGTCAGTTATGGAAAATACGGATGCCGTTGCCGGCAGATAATAACGATCCCCATATGCCGGCCAGTCTGAAACATCTGGCTGACAATATGGAGAAAAATTACCACACCGGTGAAACTTGGTGGACTGGTACAGACATGGGGTATGCAGGAGGACCGGGTGTCGCAGCATGACGAAGATAACAGGCAGCGCAATCAATCTCCCCGTCAGTCGCGGTCTGGTCCTATAGGACTGCTGTTGTGGGATTTTCCGATGGGTCTGATCGGCGTTCTACTAGGGTCGCTTTTAGTCAGTTTGCTGATTGAGTATGCCTGTATTGCGTTGTTGTGGCCGGGGGAGGGCGCAACTCATAGCTACCGAGTCATGGTTGCGGAGAGTCAATGGTTGTCAGAGGGTTATACCCGTAGTTTGCTTATGGTCACTCCGGTGGAAACGGCCAGCCGTTGGGTGCATATGGCTTGGCAGTGGCTTTTTGTTGACAGTGGGTTTAGCGGCTGGCTGCAGTCATTTAAATCGTTGAGTGAGAAAGGCAGTGGTCTTATCCCCGCGCTGAACGGTGTCGGCGCGTTCCTTGTCAACTGGCTCAGCGTGTATCTTCAAGCCACTGTCTGGGTTACGCTGATTTTTTTTATCCGCGTCATGATCCTCTTTCTCAGTTTGCCGTTGTTTGCACTGGTAATAATCATGGGGGTGGTTGATGGATTGGTCAGACGTGATTTGAGGCGATATGGGGCCGGGTATGAATCTAGCTTTGTGTATCATCATGCTAAGCGTTTCATCAAGCCTGCGCTGTATGGCCCCTGCATGCTCTATCTGGCATGGCCAACGGCAGTATGGCCTAATTTGCTGTTGCTGCCGTCGGCTTTACTGGTCGGCGGTGTGCTGGCTGTCGTAACGGGGTCTTTTAAGAAATACCTTTAGCGTTATAGCTCGTTATCCCTGTGGTGCGGGCTTTTTTTTCACTTCAGCATTAACAATTTCCTGCTGTAAGGTCTCAGGCTTTGCGCCACTCTCCCAACGACCAGTTAACCGGGAGAGTCGTCATGCGTCATACCAAAAACCTCATTGTCCTACTGATAGCCACATTGCCTGTGCTGCAGTGCTCTGCATCAGAGAAAGATGAACTGGCGTTGGTTATGCGCCAGTTGGATCAGGTACAGGCCGGGATCGACCGTGCCCGTGTGGTGGCTAATCAGGCCCAGGATGCCCGCTTTTATTTTGATTATCAGCAAGCTACGCGTGATATCGGCACCATGAAACAAGGCATCTCGACCTACCTTGAACCGTCGCGGGCACAACCTTCATCGCGTCAGTCTTCTGTTACCGGTCAGTACCGTACAGAAGAGATGTCATTGCGATGAACGGTGCCCAACTGAATGGGTGGAGCGCTGGCACGGGCAGCGGCCTGACTCCAGGGCAGCTGAATACACTTATCCTTGGTTCGCTTGCCGTCATCATTCTTCTCTTCTGCGCCTGGGCGTTGACTCTGGCTTATCGCGGACTTATCACGAAATCTGTGACCTTCCGCCAGTTCAATGAACTGGCTGTACGCCTGATTGTGCTCTATCTCGCAATGCTGTTTCTGTTTTTCCACTGAAAGGATAAATCAATGAAATCCACATTACTCAGGTTTTACCATTCTGCACGCGCTCGTGCAGGACTGTTGCTTACCGCACTTCTGGTGAGCGGTCAGGCTTTGGCTGATCTTCCCTCTGTGGAGCAACCGACGACTGGAGGGGGCGGCGGCACTTACAACACGATGATGGGCTACGCCAAAATGGGCGGGGTGGCAATGGGCCTGCTGGTCTGCCTAGGAACATTTTTGATCGTGGCACATGCCATTGGTACTTCTTTCCACGACGTACGTAAGGGCAAAGGCTCCTGGACGGAATTTATGCTTTACGGTGTGCTTGGCATCATTCTAATCCTTGCAGTCATTTATCTGGTGACCAAAGCGTCAGATATTCTGTAAGGAGCTGATATGGCCGTCATTAATTTCCTTCCCGATCGTCTGAACAATCCGCCCGTAGTCTGGAAAGGGTTTACCTCAGGTGAGTTTTTGTTGGCGGCTATCATCGGCGTTATTGCCGGTGTGCCGTTGGCGGTGCCACTGGCACTGGTGCCAGTCATCGGCTGGTTGGCTTTCCCGACATGCATGTTGCTGATGCCGTTGCTTGTCATCTTCATCGGCGGGGGTTGGATTGCAGGCTACAAGCGCGGCAAGCCGGAAAATTATATCTGGCAGCGTCTGGAAGAGATCCGCTGCCGTGCCCGTCTTTCGCACTCCATGATCCTCGTTAGCCGTGCATGGGAGGTAAAGCGCACTCGGGCAGTGGTACGGGGAGATGCGCGATGAGTCGATTTCGTAACGGTATGACTGCACGTGACAACCACATTCTTTCCTTGCGTATTGCCTGTGCTCTCCTGTTCGCCGGTATGTTGGTGACGGGGATTGGTTGGATGCGTGCCCCTGCCGAACTCACGATCCACAATCCGCCAGACCTGCGTTCCGGTAGTACCCGTAAATGGTGGGAAGTTCCCCCCTCAACCGTGTACAGCTTTGCTTTCTATATCTTTCAGCAACTGAACTCCTGGCCCAAAAATGGTGAGGTGGATTATCCAGCGAAAATTGCTCAGATGAGCCCTTACCTGACCCCGTCCTGCCAAGACTTCCTCAACAAAGATGCAGAGATGCGTAGGAACAGCGATGAGCTGCGGGATCGTGTACGCGTTGTGTATGAAATCCCGCGCCGTGGATACAGCGGGCGCAGCATCACTATTCTCGATCAGGAGCACTGGGTCGCTCAGCTTGATTTGGTGGCAGACGAGTATTACCACACTGAACCGGTCAAACGCGCACTGGTCCGCTATCCGTTAAAAGTGGTGCGTTGGGAGGGCGATCCCGAGCGTAATCCGTTCGGACTCGCGCTGGATTGCTATGCGGCTACACCGCAGCGGCTTGAGGCTATGGTACGGCCAGAACCGGAGAAAAAGTGATGCAGCACTGGGTAAAAAAATATTGTCTTGTCCTACTGGCGGGCCTGGTCATTCCAGGAATGACATGCGCAGTGGAACTAATGAAGTGGGAACGTATTCCGCTGCAGGTGCCTCTGACGGTTGGGCAGGAGCGTATTGTTTTTGTGGATAAAAACGTGCGGGTCGGTTTTCCACCTGCGCTGAACAGTAAGCTGCGTATTCAGAGTACCGGTGGTGTGGTCTATCTCAGTGCCAGCGATGCGTTTCCGGTGACGCGGCTTGAGCTGCAGAACAAAGAAAACGGGGAAATTCTGCTTTTAGATGTCTCGGCGACTCCCGGTAAAACCACGCGGGAACCGGTGAAAATTGTATACGACGGCGAAGTCACTACAGCAACAGCCAGCGATAAGCAATTCACCAGTAGTGACGGTGACAGTACCGGCCGACAGGCTAAACAAGCGGATACGGGTAATGCAAAGTCGGAGCGTAAGGCCGCAAAAATGAATGCGCCGCTGCCTGTAGTACTGACACGTTATGCGGCTCAGAACATGTACGGCCCATTGCGTACGGTTGAGCCGGTCCCGGGTATTAGCCCGGTATCACTGAAGATGCCGTCCACAGTCACCACTCTTATGCCTACAGAGCCGGTCACCGTCACACCGATGGCAGCCTGGAGCCTTCAGGGGAGCAGTGTGGTAGCCCTGCAGGTCCGTAACCGATCTGCGGGTAAAGTGGTTCTCGATCCGCGCACGCTTCAAGGGCAGTTTGTGACGGCCACTTTCCAGCATCGCTGGCTCGGGGGCGCGGGGACGCCGGAAGATACGACGGTCCTTTACCTGGTTACGTCCGGACGTCCAGAAGCGGCCTTTATTGCTGAACCACCACCTCAGCAGCCTGCTGACGGTCATAAACGGAGAGCGAAATAATGAAAGCGCCATCTTCTAACCTCATCGTTAAGGTCGCGGTCCCAATGGTACTGGCCAGCGCTATGGTGATTGGCGTGAAATCGTGTTCTAACGATCGGGCGCCAACAACTGGCTCCCAGACGGACACTCACACTGCTCTAAAAGATCTGTCGCCAGAAGATTTGAAGGCGATGGGTGTTGAAGGTGACACGCCTCAGGATACGCTGAGAACCGTTGTCGGCAATTTTCGTAAAGTTCAAGATCGTCTGGATTCGCTCGCTGATGACAATAAAAAACTCAGTGATGAAAACAAGGCATTGAAAACTGCCAGCAGCAATGTGGACATGCAGATTAGCCAGGTCGTCGGTAACGTCCGCGTTGAAGAAGCCCAGAAGCGCCAACAGTTGAGTGCTCAGGTGACCGATCTTGGCACGCAGGTCAAGCAGCTAATGGATCAGCTACAGAATGGGAATGCTGGCATCAATACGGGGGGAAAGCATGATGGCCCCAGCAGCGATATTCCTATTGGGCTGGGCTATGACAACGGGATGAATACTGGTGCGGTCAGCACACCTTCTTCAGACGGCCTGCAATGGGTGGAGCCTAAAGACGGTATTGCTGTGGATGCAAGCGGTCGGGCTGTGACCGAAAGTAACAAAAACAACGCGACTGGCTTTTCGTTTGCTTCGTCGTTCAGTGAATCTAGTGACGCCGGTAAACAGGCTGCTGGGAAAGCAGTCGTTACGGCGCAGACTGCTCTCACCGATGCACAAAAAAAGACGGACCCGGTTTACACACTGCCGGAGAATTCAACGCTTGTCGGGAGTCGTGCTATGACGGCGCTGTTGGGGCGTATTCCTATCGATGGCAAAGTCACGGATCCGTACCCTTTCAAAGTGATGATTGGCCGGGACAACCTGACGGCAAACGGTATCGAACTTCCTGATGTGCAGGGGGCGATCGTCTCCGGCACTGCGACGGGGGACTGGACACTGTCTTGTGTGCGTGGAGCCATTACGAGCATCACCTTTGTGTTTATCGATGGCACCGTACGGACGCTACCATCACCGGATGGCCAGAATTCTGCCGGTAATCAGAGCAGCGGCAATTCGAACGGGAATAACAGCAGTATTGGCTGGCTATCCGACGACAACGGTATCCCATGTATTTCTGGCACGCGTAAAAGCAACGCCTCTACGTATCTGCCCACTATAGCCATGCTCTCGGCCGCCAGTGCGGCTGGCGATGGTATCACTGCGAACCAGAGTAGTACCCAGAGCAATGGTTATGGAGGCGTGACTTCAACGCTTACTGGTGACGCAGGTCAGGCAGTGCTGGGCAAAGCGCTCTCCGGTGGTATGCGTGAAACGACTGACTGGGTGAAAGCCCGCTATGGCCAGACGTTTGATGCTATCTATGTACCGCCAGGCAAGACGGTGGCGCTGCATATCACACGCCAGCTGGCCATTGATTACGAAGAACAAGGCCGCAAGGTCAAATATGACTTCAGCCTTGCCGGCAGCGGCACAGGTATGGACTGACGGGGAAGACAATGAAACACACAGATCTTGAGTACCGGGTGGGGTATACCCCGCTCAGTGGACGGCTTTATGCCGGACTTGTCAGAAAAGACAACGGAAAGTGGGAAGATACGCCTCACGAAGTTACTGAATGGGCTATGTTGGCGGTCGCTCAAAAACTGGCCCGGGAAGAAAACGATATTCTGTATCCTTTGTCTGGAGGACGCGTTATGCGCCTGTCTGCTGTCATTACCGGTCCGGAAAGCGTGGAGGGCGCAGATGAGTAATGTTAAACGCCTTCCCTTGCTGTTTTCAGCTGTCGCTATCGCGCTGCTCTTAGCTGGCTGCAGCACTTCGAAAGATGAAATGCTGCCGCCCGGCGACAGTACTATGCTGGAGCTTTGGAACGATGGTGCATCAACTACTCATGCCACGAATGAAAGTCGCGCTACGTTGCGCCGGCCGGTCACTGATAGTGAACGCGTTATTGCCCAACAGACTCGCGACAGTTACAGCCGCACGCAGGAAAATGAAGTTCAGCAGACGTTCCCACGTCTCCCCAATCCTGACATGGTGATGTATGTATTACCGCATCTGGCCGAAGGAAATACGCCGGTGCCGGGGTATAGCACGGTCTTTCCTTTTTACAGTCAGGTCCAGTATGCCCTGCCTGGTGAGCGCACGGAGGATCTCTGATGGCCTTTTCTCTTTTCCGCCGCAGGGTCGACCCCCAGGAACCGCATCGTTACGGTGACGGCCCATTCTCAGTTCATGGTCATGAACCGTTGACGCGTGATGGACGCCTGACCCGCAGTGATGAGGCGAAGCTCTACAACACTGCGCCTTCTATCATCGATCACATCCCGTGGGGAGAATATCTTCCTGAGCATCAGTGCATCTTGCTCGATGACGGGGTGTCTGTCGGGGCCGTCTACGAAATTATTCCTGTGGGGACTGAGGGCCGTCCGGATTCCCGTTTGGAAGAAATCCGAGATGTGGTGGAAAACGCCTTGCAAGACAGCCTGCCGGAATTGGACTCACATCAGTGGGTGGTGCAGTTTTACTGTCAGGATGAGTCAGACCTGTCTGTTTATATGGACAAGGTTAGGGGTTATGTGAAGCCTAGAGCGCAGGGAACAGCCTTTACAGAAGCCTGGTTGAATGAACAGGCACGTCATCTACAAAATGTGGCCACCGAAAAGGGACTCTTCGTTGATGATGCCGTAACAGGAGCACCGTGGCGGGGTCAGATCCGCCGTACGCGAATGGTCATTTATCGCTGGGTTGAATCGCCATATCGCGATCCGATGCCTCCCGAAGTCCAACTGAAACAAGTGTGCGGTCGTCTAACGGCTGCGATGAGTGGTGCGGGTATTCAGTGCCAGCGTCAAAACGGTGAGCAGATCCACAGCTGGCTTTTGCGGTGGTTCAATCCTGAACCTAAGTGGGTTGATAAATCCACGCTTTATCGCTGTGCTAAACACACTGACGGTGCTTCTGGTGAACTGCCATTACTGAATGATTTTAGTGAAAGCCTGTGGTTTACCCGTCCCCGCAGCGATAGGGATAAGGGCGTGTGGTGGTTTGATGATGTGGCGCACAAGGCGGTGCCGGTTGCCCGCCTGCGCAACGCCCCTTCGACAGGGCATCTGACAGGAGAAGTGCGCCGCGGAGATAGCATCAATGCCATCATGGATCTCCTCCCTCAGGGGACAGTACTCACCATGACGCTGGTTATTCATCCTCAGGACAAACTAGAGGAAAATTTCTCCCGCCTGAGCCGTGACTCTATGGGAGAAAATGTGGACTCCCTACGTGCGCGTGAAGACGCTGCCACGGCTCGCTCCTACCTAGGTAACAAACACAAACTCTACCGTGCGGCGATAACTCTGCTTATTAAAGCCCAAGACCTCCCATCACTGGATAAGCGCTATCTCGAACTCAGCAGCAGATTGCTCAACTGTGGACTGGAGCCAGTAAACCCTGAATATGATATTGGTCCGCTCAGCACTTATATGCGGGCGTTACCTATGTGTTTTAACCCGACTCAGGATCGGCAAAACTGGTACACCCGCCTGATGTTTGTGCAGCATTTCGCCTGCTTGGCGCCCGTCTATGGACGGGATACCGGCACCGGCAACCCGGGATTCACCTTTTTTAATCGCGGCGGGGGGCCGCTTTCGGTGGATCCGCTGAACAGGAACGATCGTACTCAAAATGCGCATCTTATGCTTTTTGGACCCACTGGTGCGGGCAAGTCGGCTACGGCACTCGTCAAGTTGGCTCAGATGATGGCCATCTATCGCCCACGTATTTTTCTGATCGAGGCAGGCAATAGCTTTGGGCTGTTTGGTGATTACTGTGCCTCACTCGGCCTCAGCGTTCATAGAG
It encodes:
- a CDS encoding TIGR03749 family integrating conjugative element protein; this encodes MQHWVKKYCLVLLAGLVIPGMTCAVELMKWERIPLQVPLTVGQERIVFVDKNVRVGFPPALNSKLRIQSTGGVVYLSASDAFPVTRLELQNKENGEILLLDVSATPGKTTREPVKIVYDGEVTTATASDKQFTSSDGDSTGRQAKQADTGNAKSERKAAKMNAPLPVVLTRYAAQNMYGPLRTVEPVPGISPVSLKMPSTVTTLMPTEPVTVTPMAAWSLQGSSVVALQVRNRSAGKVVLDPRTLQGQFVTATFQHRWLGGAGTPEDTTVLYLVTSGRPEAAFIAEPPPQQPADGHKRRAK
- a CDS encoding TIGR03752 family integrating conjugative element protein, which produces MKAPSSNLIVKVAVPMVLASAMVIGVKSCSNDRAPTTGSQTDTHTALKDLSPEDLKAMGVEGDTPQDTLRTVVGNFRKVQDRLDSLADDNKKLSDENKALKTASSNVDMQISQVVGNVRVEEAQKRQQLSAQVTDLGTQVKQLMDQLQNGNAGINTGGKHDGPSSDIPIGLGYDNGMNTGAVSTPSSDGLQWVEPKDGIAVDASGRAVTESNKNNATGFSFASSFSESSDAGKQAAGKAVVTAQTALTDAQKKTDPVYTLPENSTLVGSRAMTALLGRIPIDGKVTDPYPFKVMIGRDNLTANGIELPDVQGAIVSGTATGDWTLSCVRGAITSITFVFIDGTVRTLPSPDGQNSAGNQSSGNSNGNNSSIGWLSDDNGIPCISGTRKSNASTYLPTIAMLSAASAAGDGITANQSSTQSNGYGGVTSTLTGDAGQAVLGKALSGGMRETTDWVKARYGQTFDAIYVPPGKTVALHITRQLAIDYEEQGRKVKYDFSLAGSGTGMD
- a CDS encoding TIGR03758 family integrating conjugative element protein, producing the protein MAMNGAQLNGWSAGTGSGLTPGQLNTLILGSLAVIILLFCAWALTLAYRGLITKSVTFRQFNELAVRLIVLYLAMLFLFFH
- a CDS encoding integrative conjugative element protein, RAQPRD family, which codes for MRHTKNLIVLLIATLPVLQCSASEKDELALVMRQLDQVQAGIDRARVVANQAQDARFYFDYQQATRDIGTMKQGISTYLEPSRAQPSSRQSSVTGQYRTEEMSLR
- a CDS encoding DUF7446 family protein; this translates as MKHTDLEYRVGYTPLSGRLYAGLVRKDNGKWEDTPHEVTEWAMLAVAQKLAREENDILYPLSGGRVMRLSAVITGPESVEGADE
- a CDS encoding TIGR03747 family integrating conjugative element membrane protein yields the protein MSQHDEDNRQRNQSPRQSRSGPIGLLLWDFPMGLIGVLLGSLLVSLLIEYACIALLWPGEGATHSYRVMVAESQWLSEGYTRSLLMVTPVETASRWVHMAWQWLFVDSGFSGWLQSFKSLSEKGSGLIPALNGVGAFLVNWLSVYLQATVWVTLIFFIRVMILFLSLPLFALVIIMGVVDGLVRRDLRRYGAGYESSFVYHHAKRFIKPALYGPCMLYLAWPTAVWPNLLLLPSALLVGGVLAVVTGSFKKYL
- a CDS encoding conjugative transfer ATPase yields the protein MAFSLFRRRVDPQEPHRYGDGPFSVHGHEPLTRDGRLTRSDEAKLYNTAPSIIDHIPWGEYLPEHQCILLDDGVSVGAVYEIIPVGTEGRPDSRLEEIRDVVENALQDSLPELDSHQWVVQFYCQDESDLSVYMDKVRGYVKPRAQGTAFTEAWLNEQARHLQNVATEKGLFVDDAVTGAPWRGQIRRTRMVIYRWVESPYRDPMPPEVQLKQVCGRLTAAMSGAGIQCQRQNGEQIHSWLLRWFNPEPKWVDKSTLYRCAKHTDGASGELPLLNDFSESLWFTRPRSDRDKGVWWFDDVAHKAVPVARLRNAPSTGHLTGEVRRGDSINAIMDLLPQGTVLTMTLVIHPQDKLEENFSRLSRDSMGENVDSLRAREDAATARSYLGNKHKLYRAAITLLIKAQDLPSLDKRYLELSSRLLNCGLEPVNPEYDIGPLSTYMRALPMCFNPTQDRQNWYTRLMFVQHFACLAPVYGRDTGTGNPGFTFFNRGGGPLSVDPLNRNDRTQNAHLMLFGPTGAGKSATALVKLAQMMAIYRPRIFLIEAGNSFGLFGDYCASLGLSVHRVSIKPGKVISLAPFGDSHLLMQVKPDELVISEDAIPDIDGEDEDEDEGERDILGEMEIAARLMITGGEAAEESRLTRADRGMIREAIMIAAKTAYEASRQMLPEDLMFALQNIARDSSLGEDGREKRTAARRARAEEMSEALRMFTEGFEGELFNRPGTPWPEADVTIVDLGTLAREGYEAQMAVAVISLLNAINNIAERDQYSDRDIIVPIDEGHIVTTNPLLGPYATKIAKMWRKLGTWLWIFTQNLEDFPDTAKKMLNMAEWWICLVMPPQEVEQIARFKTLTDEQRVMLLSATKVPRKYTEGVILSEKVQALFRAVPPSLYLALGMTEKPEKAERRQLMNEYHCSELEAAFHVARRLDEHRGLST
- a CDS encoding TIGR03750 family conjugal transfer protein, whose translation is MAVINFLPDRLNNPPVVWKGFTSGEFLLAAIIGVIAGVPLAVPLALVPVIGWLAFPTCMLLMPLLVIFIGGGWIAGYKRGKPENYIWQRLEEIRCRARLSHSMILVSRAWEVKRTRAVVRGDAR
- a CDS encoding TIGR03751 family conjugal transfer lipoprotein, whose protein sequence is MSNVKRLPLLFSAVAIALLLAGCSTSKDEMLPPGDSTMLELWNDGASTTHATNESRATLRRPVTDSERVIAQQTRDSYSRTQENEVQQTFPRLPNPDMVMYVLPHLAEGNTPVPGYSTVFPFYSQVQYALPGERTEDL
- a CDS encoding TIGR03745 family integrating conjugative element membrane protein gives rise to the protein MKSTLLRFYHSARARAGLLLTALLVSGQALADLPSVEQPTTGGGGGTYNTMMGYAKMGGVAMGLLVCLGTFLIVAHAIGTSFHDVRKGKGSWTEFMLYGVLGIILILAVIYLVTKASDIL
- the traD gene encoding type IV conjugative transfer system coupling protein TraD, which translates into the protein MSDRYVMESLLRPAVELYSATVAASATCICLTAPWAVALAPSVSWVTAAGFGVLALKRTQQGLKILRYRHNIRRLPRYVLTSEQIPVSQRHLFLGKGFRWSARHTQRLMEARRPECEVYVQPAVLYRMAREMEKKMEYSLPWLCRMTRTDSALNPFRPLPPVGGSAVYHGVEPDETTVTSDLGERVGHTLVIGTTRVGKTRLAELLITQDIRRKNAAGEHEVVIVFDPKGDADLLRRMYAESHRAGRQNNFWVFHLGWPDISARYNAVGRFSRISEVASRVAGQLSGEGNSAAFREFAWRFVNIITRALVALGQRPDYSLILRYVTNIGELYETYVDNLLSAKAPQLMNTAEAMMQSGIDDRDLPRHLQGRPNGAKIWVSEQVLASPEGKKLWDPVLDGLRSAVQYDRTYFDKIVASLLTLLEKLTTGKTAALLAPDYTDLDDPRPILDWHNIIKSRGVVYVGLDALSDPVVAAAVGNSMFADLVSEGGHIYKFGLDDENEGHSAKVPINLHCDEFNELMGDEFIPLINKGGGAGFQVTAYTQTLSDIEARIGSTAKANQVVGNFNTLVMLRVREKNTAMLLTDQLPEVDVYQKTLTSGVTDVSRPGEGTDFNSNVNDQVSLVKTPMISPTDVINLPKGQAFALLEGGQLWKIRMPLPADNNDPHMPASLKHLADNMEKNYHTGETWWTGTDMGYAGGPGVAA
- a CDS encoding PFL_4703 family integrating conjugative element protein, with the translated sequence MSRFRNGMTARDNHILSLRIACALLFAGMLVTGIGWMRAPAELTIHNPPDLRSGSTRKWWEVPPSTVYSFAFYIFQQLNSWPKNGEVDYPAKIAQMSPYLTPSCQDFLNKDAEMRRNSDELRDRVRVVYEIPRRGYSGRSITILDQEHWVAQLDLVADEYYHTEPVKRALVRYPLKVVRWEGDPERNPFGLALDCYAATPQRLEAMVRPEPEKK